The Streptomyces sp. DH-12 genome has a window encoding:
- a CDS encoding styrene monooxygenase/indole monooxygenase family protein, translating into MRKILVVGAGQSGLQLALGLQSHGYEVTLMSNRTADEIRTGRVMSTQCMFHTALQHERDLELNFWESRAPRIQGLGVSVAAPGSFDPGPSRRAVDWLGRLDGFAQSVDQRVKMAGWMETFAQRGGQLVIHGAAVGDLDYLSRAYDLVLVAAGKGELVRMFARDPERSPYSTPQRALAVAYVHGLGPRPEHPDTEAVRCNLVPGVGEMFVMPTYTVSGRADILFWEGVPGGPLDAFKDVRDPAEHLSLTLELMKRFLPWEYARATEVELTDAGGTLAGRYAPTVRRPVGRLPSGGLALGVADVVVANDPITGQGSNSASKCAASYLASILEHGDEPFDEEWMRRTFDRYWDIARHVTKWTNAMLAPPPEHVLGLIGAAGELQPVADRFANGFDDPADFENFFYEPEKTDAYLAEVSAAAGA; encoded by the coding sequence ATGCGGAAGATACTCGTCGTCGGGGCCGGCCAGTCCGGTCTCCAGCTCGCCCTGGGACTCCAGTCGCACGGGTACGAGGTCACCCTCATGTCCAACCGGACGGCGGACGAGATCCGCACCGGGCGGGTCATGTCGACGCAGTGCATGTTCCACACCGCCCTGCAGCACGAGCGCGACCTCGAGCTGAACTTCTGGGAGTCGCGGGCCCCGAGGATCCAGGGCCTCGGCGTCTCGGTCGCCGCCCCCGGCTCCTTCGACCCGGGCCCCTCGCGGCGGGCGGTCGACTGGCTGGGCCGCCTCGACGGGTTCGCGCAGTCGGTGGACCAGCGGGTGAAGATGGCCGGCTGGATGGAGACCTTCGCCCAGCGCGGCGGACAGCTCGTCATCCACGGCGCCGCCGTCGGCGACCTGGACTACCTCTCCCGCGCCTACGACCTGGTGCTCGTCGCGGCCGGCAAGGGCGAGCTGGTGCGGATGTTCGCCCGCGACCCCGAGCGCTCCCCGTACAGCACGCCGCAGCGCGCCCTCGCCGTCGCCTACGTGCACGGCCTCGGCCCGCGCCCGGAGCACCCGGACACCGAGGCGGTCCGCTGCAACCTGGTCCCCGGCGTCGGCGAGATGTTCGTCATGCCGACGTACACCGTCTCCGGCCGCGCCGACATCCTGTTCTGGGAGGGCGTCCCCGGCGGCCCGCTCGACGCCTTCAAGGACGTCAGGGACCCGGCCGAACACCTCTCCCTGACCCTGGAACTGATGAAGAGGTTCCTGCCCTGGGAGTACGCTCGCGCCACCGAGGTCGAGCTGACCGACGCCGGCGGCACCCTGGCCGGCCGCTACGCCCCGACCGTCCGCCGCCCCGTCGGCCGGCTGCCCTCCGGCGGCCTGGCGCTGGGCGTCGCCGACGTCGTCGTCGCCAACGACCCGATCACCGGCCAGGGCTCCAACTCCGCCTCCAAGTGCGCCGCCTCCTACCTCGCCTCGATCCTCGAGCACGGCGACGAGCCGTTCGACGAGGAGTGGATGCGGCGGACCTTCGACCGCTACTGGGACATCGCCCGGCACGTCACCAAGTGGACGAACGCCATGCTGGCCCCGCCGCCGGAGCACGTCCTCGGCCTGATCGGCGCCGCCGGAGAGCTCCAGCCGGTCGCCGACCGCTTCGCCAACGGCTTCGACGACCCGGCGGACTTCGAGAACTTCTTCTACGAGCCGGAGAAGACCGACGCCTACCTGGCCGAGGTCTCCGCCGCGGCCGGCGCGTAG
- a CDS encoding roadblock/LC7 domain-containing protein — protein sequence MTAPSTFGLSSEARNLHWLLTNLVEEVPGILSVAVVSSDGLLLLSSDETLAQARSGPDGVAPAPGERGAGRPGPRGSSADLATVVSGIGSLTVGASKLMDYGSVKHTMVSMDEGSLFVMSISDGSLLGVHGSADCDMSVVAYHMALFVGRAGHVLTPELRSELRRNLESAGGGEHESAGSPR from the coding sequence TTGACCGCGCCCAGTACCTTCGGACTGAGCAGTGAGGCCCGCAACCTGCACTGGCTGCTGACGAACCTCGTCGAGGAGGTGCCCGGCATCCTGTCCGTCGCGGTGGTCTCCTCCGACGGCCTGCTGCTCCTCTCCTCCGACGAAACGCTCGCCCAGGCCCGCAGCGGCCCGGACGGCGTCGCCCCGGCACCCGGCGAGCGGGGGGCGGGGCGGCCCGGCCCGCGCGGCTCCTCCGCCGACCTGGCCACCGTCGTCTCCGGCATCGGCAGCCTCACCGTCGGCGCCTCGAAGCTGATGGACTACGGGTCCGTCAAGCACACGATGGTCTCCATGGACGAGGGCAGCCTCTTCGTGATGTCGATCAGCGACGGCTCGCTGCTCGGCGTGCACGGCTCGGCGGACTGCGACATGAGCGTCGTGGCGTACCACATGGCCCTCTTCGTGGGCCGCGCCGGCCACGTCCTGACCCCCGAGCTCCGCAGCGAGCTCCGCAGGAACCTCGAGTCGGCGGGAGGCGGGGAGCACGAGTCCGCCGGGAGCCCCCGATGA
- a CDS encoding TetR/AcrR family transcriptional regulator yields the protein MTSQAPTPAYRRLSVEERRSQLLEAALSLFAHRAPEDVSLDDVAEAAGVSRPLVYRYFPGGKQQLYEAALKSAADELRDCFDEPLAGPLLARLTRAVDRYLAFVGRHDAGFSALLQGGSVVETSRTTAIVDGVRRAAAEHILRHLDVADPGPRLRMTIRMWITAVEAASLIWLDEDKQPPPEELRDWLVEQFVAVLTVTARRDAQTDALVRALAAEL from the coding sequence ATGACCTCGCAGGCCCCCACCCCCGCCTACCGGCGTCTCAGTGTCGAGGAGCGCCGCAGCCAGCTCCTGGAGGCCGCGCTGTCCCTGTTCGCCCACCGGGCGCCGGAGGACGTGTCGCTGGACGACGTGGCGGAGGCGGCCGGCGTGTCGCGGCCCCTGGTCTACCGGTACTTCCCCGGCGGCAAGCAGCAGCTCTACGAGGCGGCCCTGAAGTCCGCCGCCGACGAGCTGCGGGACTGCTTCGACGAGCCGCTGGCGGGCCCGCTGCTCGCCCGGCTGACCCGGGCCGTGGACCGCTACCTCGCCTTCGTCGGCCGCCACGACGCCGGCTTCAGCGCCCTGCTCCAGGGCGGCAGCGTGGTGGAGACCTCCCGGACCACCGCGATCGTGGACGGGGTGCGGCGGGCCGCCGCCGAGCACATCCTCCGCCATCTCGACGTCGCCGACCCCGGTCCCCGGCTGCGCATGACCATCCGGATGTGGATCACCGCCGTGGAGGCCGCCTCGCTGATCTGGCTCGACGAGGACAAGCAGCCGCCGCCGGAGGAGCTGCGGGACTGGCTCGTGGAGCAGTTCGTGGCGGTGCTGACGGTCACCGCGCGGCGGGACGCGCAGACCGACGCGCTGGTGCGGGCACTGGCCGCGGAGCTGTGA
- a CDS encoding FtsW/RodA/SpoVE family cell cycle protein yields MSKAGTTLATADPPAPAARPTGRRGVELALIVLAVGLSVYGYCAVGFARNGTVPPGAAGYGAGLGVLALLAHLAVRWRAPLADPLPLPIGVLLNGLGLVLIYRLDLETPGDRAAPAQLIWSTLGVALFIAVILVLRDHRTLQRYAYLCVTAALVLLTVPILFPAVNGARIWIRVAGFSIQPGEFAKVLLAVFFAAYLAANRSALTYAGRRVWGMQLPTGRVLGPILAVWLVSVGVLVLERDLGTSLLFFGLFVVLLYVATGRTGWIAVGLLLASLGAVAVGRLEPHVHHRIETWLHPFASIEAGEGPNQIAQSLFAFAEGGILGSGLGLGHSVLIGFAVKSDFILATAGEELGLAGLSAIFLLYGLLVERGYRAGLALRDPFGRLLAVGLASLVALQVFVIAGGVTGLIPLTGMAMPFLAQGGSSVVTNWAIVALLVRLGDSARRQAAPGALR; encoded by the coding sequence ATGAGCAAGGCCGGTACGACCCTGGCGACGGCGGATCCGCCCGCGCCCGCCGCCCGCCCCACCGGACGCCGCGGCGTGGAGCTCGCCCTCATCGTCCTGGCCGTCGGACTGTCGGTGTACGGCTACTGCGCCGTCGGCTTCGCCAGGAACGGCACCGTCCCGCCCGGCGCCGCCGGTTACGGCGCCGGGCTCGGCGTGCTCGCCCTGCTGGCCCATCTGGCGGTGCGCTGGCGGGCCCCGCTCGCCGACCCGCTGCCGCTGCCGATCGGGGTGCTGCTCAACGGGCTGGGCCTGGTGCTGATCTACCGGCTCGACCTGGAGACGCCCGGCGACCGGGCCGCCCCCGCCCAGCTCATCTGGTCGACGCTCGGGGTGGCGCTGTTCATCGCGGTGATCCTGGTGCTGCGCGACCACCGGACGCTCCAGCGCTACGCCTACCTCTGCGTCACCGCCGCGCTGGTCCTGCTGACCGTGCCGATCCTCTTCCCCGCGGTGAACGGCGCCCGCATCTGGATCCGGGTGGCCGGGTTCTCCATCCAGCCCGGCGAGTTCGCGAAGGTGCTGCTGGCGGTGTTCTTCGCCGCGTACCTCGCCGCGAACCGGAGCGCCCTGACCTACGCGGGCCGCCGTGTCTGGGGCATGCAGCTGCCCACCGGGCGGGTGCTCGGCCCGATCCTCGCCGTGTGGCTGGTCAGCGTGGGCGTGCTGGTCCTGGAGCGGGACCTCGGCACCTCGCTGCTGTTCTTCGGCCTGTTCGTGGTGCTGCTGTACGTCGCCACCGGCCGCACCGGCTGGATCGCGGTGGGCCTGCTGCTGGCCTCGCTGGGCGCGGTCGCGGTGGGCCGGCTGGAGCCGCACGTGCACCACCGGATCGAGACCTGGCTGCACCCGTTCGCCTCCATCGAGGCGGGCGAGGGCCCCAACCAGATCGCCCAGTCGCTGTTCGCCTTCGCGGAGGGCGGGATCCTGGGCTCCGGGCTCGGGCTCGGGCACTCGGTGCTGATCGGCTTCGCCGTGAAGTCCGACTTCATCCTGGCGACGGCCGGCGAGGAGCTGGGCCTGGCCGGCCTCTCCGCGATCTTCCTGCTGTACGGGCTGCTGGTGGAGCGCGGCTACCGGGCCGGGCTCGCCCTGCGCGACCCGTTCGGGCGGCTGCTCGCCGTGGGGCTCGCCTCGCTGGTGGCGCTGCAGGTGTTCGTGATCGCGGGCGGGGTGACCGGCCTGATCCCGCTGACCGGGATGGCCATGCCGTTCCTGGCGCAGGGCGGCTCCTCGGTGGTGACCAACTGGGCGATCGTGGCGCTGCTGGTCCGGCTCGGCGACAGCGCGCGGCGGCAGGCCGCCCCGGGTGCCCTCCGGTGA
- a CDS encoding C40 family peptidase, producing the protein MSGMLLRLVCTAALTAGTVLAPVPATAAPEPGGGAAASGGRSVAALLTDLQALYREAEKATERYNATEEALDEQRAETERLERALARTRLSLHDSRGAAGRLARQQYQSLSGLSPYVRLLLARDPQRALEQGHVIGQLARERAQTVGRLTGDAKRAGELARRARKALDKRIALTERREKERDQVVGRLRDVEELLASLTAGQLAELAELERSRIAEAQREMVASGALSGAHAPSAAGERAVRYAVEQLGKPYEWGAEGPEAYDCSGLTSEAWRAAGAEVPRTSQEQWARLERIELVDLRPGDLVVYFDDATHVALYLGDGKVVQAPRPGARIKVSPIAANPVLGAVRPDPGGEPLEHYVPPELPEGATDGSDEGYDAAYAPAAAETSAR; encoded by the coding sequence GTGTCAGGAATGCTTCTGCGTCTGGTGTGTACGGCGGCACTGACGGCCGGGACCGTTCTCGCACCCGTGCCCGCGACGGCCGCCCCGGAGCCGGGCGGCGGCGCCGCGGCGTCCGGCGGGCGCTCCGTCGCGGCGCTGCTGACGGACCTTCAGGCCCTGTACCGCGAGGCCGAGAAGGCCACCGAGCGCTACAACGCCACCGAGGAGGCGCTGGACGAGCAGCGCGCCGAGACCGAGCGGCTGGAGCGTGCGCTCGCCCGCACCCGGCTCTCCCTGCACGACAGCCGGGGCGCCGCCGGACGGCTCGCCCGGCAGCAGTACCAGAGCCTGAGCGGCCTCTCCCCCTACGTGCGTCTGCTGCTGGCGCGCGACCCGCAGCGCGCGCTGGAGCAGGGGCATGTGATCGGGCAGCTCGCGCGGGAACGGGCGCAGACGGTGGGCCGCCTGACCGGTGACGCGAAGCGGGCGGGCGAGCTGGCGCGGCGGGCACGCAAGGCGCTGGACAAGCGGATCGCGCTCACCGAGCGGCGCGAGAAGGAACGCGACCAGGTGGTCGGACGGCTGCGGGACGTCGAGGAGTTGCTGGCCTCGCTGACCGCCGGCCAGCTCGCCGAGCTGGCCGAGCTGGAACGGAGCCGGATCGCCGAGGCGCAGCGGGAAATGGTGGCGTCCGGCGCGCTGAGCGGCGCCCACGCCCCGTCCGCGGCCGGCGAGCGGGCCGTGCGGTACGCGGTGGAGCAGCTCGGCAAGCCGTACGAGTGGGGCGCGGAGGGCCCGGAGGCCTACGACTGCTCGGGGCTCACCTCCGAGGCGTGGCGCGCGGCGGGCGCGGAGGTGCCGCGGACCAGCCAGGAGCAGTGGGCGCGGCTGGAGCGGATCGAGCTGGTGGACCTGCGCCCCGGCGATCTCGTCGTGTACTTCGACGACGCCACGCACGTCGCCCTCTACCTGGGCGACGGCAAGGTGGTGCAGGCGCCCCGGCCCGGCGCGCGGATCAAGGTGTCGCCGATCGCGGCCAACCCGGTGCTGGGCGCGGTGCGGCCCGACCCCGGCGGGGAGCCCCTGGAGCACTACGTGCCGCCGGAGCTCCCCGAGGGGGCGACGGACGGGTCCGACGAGGGGTACGACGCCGCCTACGCGCCGGCCGCGGCGGAGACCTCGGCCAGGTAG
- a CDS encoding diiron oxygenase — MTTLSETDALDGLRDALGQLKDRESVARRLLESSAKHSFDPDEELDWEAPFEDGKWFWPPELVSLYGTPLWRRMSEEQRLLLSRHEAAALASLGIWFELILMQLLVRHIYDKSATSAHVRYALTEIEDECRHSKMFARVIARSGTPWYPVSRVHQALGRVFKTVSTTPGSFTATLLGEEVLDWMQRLTFPDERVQPLIRGVTRIHVIEEARHVRYAREELRRQMMTAPRWSQEFTRVSSGEFARVFSVAFVNPEVYTNVGLDRREAVAQVRASAHRREVMQQGAKKLTDFLDDIGVLRGPGRRLWRSSGLLA; from the coding sequence ATGACGACCCTGTCGGAGACCGACGCGCTCGACGGCCTGCGGGACGCGCTCGGGCAGCTCAAGGACCGCGAGTCGGTGGCCCGCCGGCTGCTGGAGTCCTCCGCGAAGCACTCCTTCGACCCGGACGAGGAGCTGGACTGGGAGGCGCCCTTCGAGGACGGCAAGTGGTTCTGGCCGCCGGAGCTGGTGTCGCTGTACGGCACCCCGCTGTGGCGGCGGATGAGCGAGGAGCAGCGTCTGCTGCTCTCCCGCCACGAGGCCGCCGCGCTCGCCTCCCTCGGCATCTGGTTCGAACTGATCCTGATGCAGCTGCTGGTCCGCCACATCTACGACAAGTCCGCGACCAGCGCGCACGTGCGGTACGCCCTCACCGAGATCGAGGACGAGTGCCGCCACTCGAAGATGTTCGCCCGCGTGATCGCGCGCAGCGGCACCCCCTGGTACCCGGTGAGCCGCGTCCACCAGGCCCTGGGCCGCGTGTTCAAGACGGTCTCCACCACACCCGGCTCGTTCACCGCGACCCTCCTCGGCGAGGAGGTCCTCGACTGGATGCAGCGGCTGACCTTCCCCGACGAGCGGGTGCAGCCGCTGATCCGGGGCGTCACCCGGATCCACGTGATCGAGGAGGCGCGGCACGTCCGGTACGCCCGCGAGGAGCTGCGGCGCCAGATGATGACCGCGCCGCGCTGGTCGCAGGAGTTCACCCGGGTCTCCTCGGGCGAGTTCGCCCGGGTGTTCTCGGTGGCCTTCGTGAACCCGGAGGTCTACACGAACGTCGGCCTGGACCGGCGCGAGGCCGTCGCCCAGGTGCGGGCGAGCGCGCACCGGCGCGAGGTGATGCAGCAGGGCGCGAAGAAGCTCACGGACTTCCTCGACGACATCGGCGTGCTGCGCGGCCCGGGCCGCCGGCTCTGGCGCTCCTCGGGACTGCTCGCCTGA
- a CDS encoding penicillin-binding protein 2, translated as MTRHIRHAALFCALLLVALLVNAARVQVLHAEDYEANPANRRAAIVRYQQPRGDILVDGRPVTGSRDTGEHLRYERTYRDGPLYAPVTGFASQEYGTTLLESTEDAVLSGAAPMLAPLPLWNEFTRSRSAGGDVLTTIDPRAQQAAYEGLRGRKGAVAAVEPSTGRILALVSMPSYDPEPLSGNGRTAREAWARLNADPDRPMLNRAVQRTYPPGSTFKVVTAAAALDAGTVKDLDEPTRSPDPYLLPGTTTRLVNGAGDCEDATLRDAFVRSCNTVFAQLGVATGVARMRETAESFGFNDPDRRVPFRVAPSTFDTTVDAAQLALSSIGQYNTRATPLQMATVAAAVASGGQVREPYLVERTTRAGGGTVSAAGSRPVRRAMHPATAMRMRELMRGVVEDGTGGKAAIPGAVVGGKTGTAQHGLGNSGTPYAWFISWAQREDEMEPKVAVAVVVEDAEGSRGEISGGGTAAPVARAVMEAVLRPG; from the coding sequence GTGACCCGGCACATCCGGCACGCGGCGCTGTTCTGCGCGCTGCTGCTGGTCGCGCTGCTGGTCAACGCGGCCCGGGTGCAGGTGCTGCACGCCGAGGACTACGAGGCCAACCCGGCCAACCGCCGTGCCGCGATCGTGCGGTACCAGCAGCCGCGCGGCGACATCCTGGTCGACGGCCGCCCGGTCACCGGGTCCCGGGACACCGGGGAGCACCTGCGTTACGAACGGACGTACCGGGACGGGCCGTTGTACGCCCCGGTGACCGGCTTCGCCTCGCAGGAGTACGGCACGACGCTGCTGGAGAGCACGGAGGACGCGGTGCTGTCGGGGGCCGCCCCGATGCTGGCGCCGCTGCCGCTGTGGAACGAGTTCACCCGGTCCCGCAGCGCGGGCGGCGACGTGCTGACCACGATCGACCCGCGGGCGCAGCAGGCGGCGTACGAGGGCTTGCGCGGGCGGAAGGGCGCGGTGGCGGCGGTGGAGCCGTCGACCGGGCGGATCCTGGCGCTGGTGTCGATGCCGTCGTACGACCCGGAGCCGCTGTCCGGGAACGGCAGGACGGCCAGGGAGGCGTGGGCGCGGCTGAACGCCGATCCGGACCGGCCGATGCTGAACCGGGCGGTGCAGCGCACCTATCCCCCGGGCTCGACGTTCAAGGTGGTCACCGCGGCGGCGGCGCTGGACGCGGGCACGGTGAAGGACCTGGACGAGCCGACCCGCTCCCCCGACCCGTACCTGCTGCCGGGGACGACGACCCGGCTGGTCAACGGGGCCGGGGACTGCGAGGACGCCACGCTGCGGGACGCGTTCGTGCGGTCCTGCAACACGGTGTTCGCCCAGCTCGGGGTCGCCACGGGGGTGGCGCGGATGCGGGAGACGGCGGAGAGCTTCGGCTTCAACGACCCGGACCGGCGCGTGCCGTTCCGGGTGGCGCCCAGCACCTTCGACACCACGGTGGACGCGGCGCAGCTCGCGCTGTCGTCGATCGGGCAGTACAACACGCGGGCCACGCCGCTGCAGATGGCGACGGTCGCGGCGGCCGTGGCGAGCGGCGGGCAGGTGCGCGAGCCGTACCTGGTGGAGCGGACCACGCGGGCGGGCGGCGGCACGGTGTCCGCGGCGGGGTCGCGTCCGGTGCGGCGGGCGATGCACCCGGCGACGGCGATGCGGATGCGGGAGCTGATGCGGGGGGTGGTGGAGGACGGCACCGGCGGGAAGGCGGCGATCCCCGGCGCGGTGGTCGGCGGGAAGACCGGCACCGCGCAGCACGGGCTGGGCAACTCGGGCACGCCGTACGCCTGGTTCATCTCCTGGGCGCAGCGGGAGGACGAGATGGAGCCGAAGGTGGCGGTGGCCGTGGTGGTGGAGGACGCCGAGGGCAGCCGGGGGGAGATCAGCGGCGGCGGCACGGCGGCCCCGGTCGCGCGGGCGGTGATGGAGGCGGTGCTGAGGCCCGGGTGA
- a CDS encoding ATP/GTP-binding protein produces the protein MDSAVSDAAPGVAPLVEEDEPLLPWQTDPARAPVATKILVAGGFGVGKTTLVGTASEITPLRTEALMTEASEGTDDLTATPGKSTTTVALDFGRITLDDDLVLYLFGTPGQERFWFMWDDLVRGAIGAVVLADTRRLKDCWPALDYFESCGLPYVVAVNHFDGSERFDPEDVREALTIPAHIPVMIMDARRRIPVIETLLTLVGHALDETPE, from the coding sequence GTGGACTCCGCCGTCTCTGACGCCGCCCCGGGCGTCGCCCCGCTCGTCGAGGAGGACGAGCCCCTGCTGCCCTGGCAGACGGACCCCGCCCGGGCCCCGGTCGCCACGAAGATACTCGTGGCCGGCGGCTTCGGCGTCGGCAAGACCACCCTCGTCGGCACCGCCTCCGAGATCACGCCCCTGCGGACCGAGGCGTTGATGACCGAGGCGAGCGAGGGCACCGACGACCTCACCGCCACGCCGGGCAAGTCGACCACCACCGTGGCCCTGGACTTCGGGCGCATCACGCTCGACGACGACCTGGTGCTGTACCTGTTCGGCACGCCCGGCCAGGAGCGGTTCTGGTTCATGTGGGACGACCTGGTGCGCGGCGCGATCGGCGCCGTGGTGCTGGCCGACACCCGCCGGCTGAAGGACTGCTGGCCGGCGCTGGACTACTTCGAGAGCTGCGGGCTGCCGTACGTCGTGGCGGTCAACCACTTCGACGGCAGCGAGCGGTTCGACCCGGAGGACGTGCGGGAGGCCCTCACGATCCCCGCGCACATACCTGTCATGATCATGGATGCGCGCCGTCGGATCCCGGTCATCGAGACCCTCTTGACCCTCGTGGGCCACGCGCTCGACGAAACCCCCGAGTAG
- a CDS encoding DUF742 domain-containing protein, producing MTRAPKKHLPVRGGDRKPARVRPYSLTGGRTRFGHVLLVETFVGATAGAAGLEAAEERRELTSGGLARIMPEARAIVELCRRLRTVAEIAALLKMPLGVVRVLLSDLADQGKIRVYGTGTGHGTGRPDRALLERVLSGLRRL from the coding sequence ATGACCCGCGCCCCGAAGAAACACCTTCCCGTGCGCGGCGGTGACCGCAAACCCGCCCGGGTGCGCCCCTATTCGCTCACCGGGGGCCGCACCCGCTTCGGCCACGTGCTGCTGGTGGAGACGTTCGTCGGCGCCACGGCCGGCGCCGCCGGGCTGGAGGCCGCCGAGGAACGCAGGGAACTCACCTCCGGCGGCCTCGCCCGGATCATGCCGGAGGCGCGTGCCATCGTCGAACTGTGCCGCCGTCTGCGGACGGTGGCCGAGATCGCCGCGCTGCTGAAGATGCCGCTCGGCGTGGTCCGCGTCCTGCTGAGCGACCTCGCGGACCAGGGAAAGATCCGTGTCTACGGGACGGGCACCGGCCACGGCACGGGCCGCCCGGACCGCGCGCTGCTGGAAAGGGTGCTGAGTGGACTCCGCCGTCTCTGA